A stretch of Komagataella phaffii GS115 chromosome 2, complete sequence DNA encodes these proteins:
- a CDS encoding Mu2-like subunit of the clathrin associated protein complex (AP-2): MISALLIFNSKGEVLINSILKNNVKRSLSDVFRVQVINNFDIRSPILTLGSTSFIHTKYEDLWFVSVTRSNVDSSILIEFMYKFIDILRQYVGYKEDTYPNCIVLNEDCIRDNFIIINELIDHMLQFGYPVETDISVLRNLTSQKPNHDIIDFVENKSPLKRNKTVSKINLGLQSWRPSGIKYKKNEVYVDIIEKVNLMVSSTGTILGSDIDGVIQLNASLSGIPECHLRLDDAAEIQDCKFHQCVNLTTYDQTGDVKFVPPDGEFQLMSYKISEPRIPFLVLASITDYPNDNSRKYNVTIKSKFPSHLIANEVEVTIPTPNSIKVESFTSTSGKLKPKLEEGVALWTTDKFPGGETEQSASITVKVGNLKSVDLPPLSLQFSIPNYSTFESMIKFFKVHEQSGYKTTKYVRYFTKAGSYDIRY; encoded by the coding sequence ATGATCTCTGCCCTTCTTATATTCAATTCTAAGGGAGAAGTACTGATCAACtccattttgaaaaataacGTTAAAAGAAGCTTATCGGATGTATTCAGAGTTCAGGTCATAAACAACTTCGACATCAGATCACCAATTCTAACGCTGGGCTCGACATCTTTCATACACACAAAGTATGAAGATCTTTGGTTTGTAAGTGTTACCAGATCCAACGTTGATAGCTCAATATTAATCGAGTTTATGTACAAGTTTATTGATATTCTGAGACAATATGTTGGATACAAAGAGGACACTTACCCAAACTGCATAGTTTTAAACGAAGACTGTATCAGGGATAATTTCATAATTATTAATGAACTGATAGATCATATGCTGCAGTTTGGCTATCCGGTTGAAACAGACATTTCAGTGTTGAGGAATCTTACCTCTCAAAAACCTAACCATGACATAATTGATTTCGTGGAGAATAAAAGCCCTCTAAAAAGGAATAAGACAGTGAGTAAAATAAACTTAGGACTTCAGAGTTGGAGACCTTCGGGTATAAAATACAAAAAGAACGAAGTGTATGTTGACATTATCGAAAAAGTCAATTTGATGGTATCTTCTACTGGTACCATACTAGGCTCGGATATTGATGGAGTTATCCAACTAAACGCAAGTCTTTCGGGTATCCCTGAATGCCATCTACGATTGGACGATGCGGCAGAGATTCAAGATTGTAAATTCCATCAATGCGTGAATCTAACAACTTATGATCAAACGGGTGATGTCAAGTTCGTTCCACCAGATGGAGAGTTTCAACTGATGTCCTACAAAATATCTGAGCCCAGAATCCCATTCCTAGTCCTGGCATCAATTACAGATTATCCCAATGACAATTCACGAAAATACAACGTTACTATTAAATCCAAGTTCCCATCTCACCTCATTGCAAATGAAGTGGAAGTGACTATACCTACGCCAAATTCTATCAAAGTTGAGTCATTCACAAGCACAAGTGGAAAGTTAAAGCctaaacttgaagaagggGTTGCATTATGGACAACTGACAAATTTCCTGGAGGAGAAACTGAACAATCGGCCTCAATAACAGTCAAAGTAGGGAACTTGAAATCAGTAGACCTACCCCCTCTCAGTCTCCAGTTTAGCATACCCAATTACTCAACCTTTGAGTCGATGAtaaaatttttcaaagtacaTGAACAGTCTGGTTATAAAACCACGAAATACGTCCGCTATTTCACCAAGGCTGGTTCATATGATATTAGATATTAA
- a CDS encoding 5-phospho-ribosyl-1(alpha)-pyrophosphate synthetase, synthesizes PRPP gives MRDLIVLSGSSNPQLTARICKQLGVPKGEVISTKFANGETSVTVVDSVREKDVYIVQSGCGHTNDNFFELLIMISACKTASAKRVTAVLPLFPYSRQPDLPYNKNGYSVNGKREFDSSPGTPIPNSTASESTDYLTSSVVKDTSNDMRKSTLINQPVPTPTASSSSSLLNNNNTDDSPTYKEWIAQSGTLVANLLTTAGADHIITMDLHDPQFQGFFDIPVDNLYSKPLLQHYIANNIPDFQNAVVVSPDSGGAKRAIAVADQLGMSFALIHKERRYRKLINPTTLDQSLLISSTITPSNSNKVIATTMLVGDVAGKVCVLIDDLVDTSYTITRAASLLKDQGATYVYALVTHGVFSGDAINRINDSAIDKIITTTSTPQDGHAKQLGTKLEVLDVSRILAEAIRRINNGESVSMLFEHGW, from the coding sequence ATGAGGGATCTTATAGTGCTGAGTGGCTCCTCAAATCCACAACTGACGGCCAGGATCTGTAAACAGCTAGGTGTTCCCAAAGGTGAAGTTATATCTACGAAATTTGCGAACGGTGAGACCTCTGTCACTGTAGTTGATTCAGtgagagaaaaagatgtATATATCGTCCAATCTGGCTGTGGTCACACAAACGACAACTTCTTTGAGTTACTGATCATGATATCGGCTTGCAAGACTGCCTCTGCGAAACGGGTGACAGCAGTGcttcctctttttccttACTCCCGTCAGCCAGATCTTCCGTACAACAAGAATGGTTACTCAGTAAACGGAAAGAGAGAATTTGATAGCTCTCCAGGAACTCCAATTCCAAATAGCACTGCCAGTGAATCCACTGATTATCTGACCTCTAGTGTCGTTAAGGATACCTCTAATGACATGCGCAAGTCAACGCTCATTAACCAACCAGTTCCTACTCCAACTGcctcatcatcgtcttccCTTTTGAACAATAATAATACAGACGATAGTCCAACATATAAGGAATGGATTGCTCAGTCTGGAACTTTGGTTGCCAACTTATTAACCACTGCAGGTGCTGATCATATTATTACCATGGATCTGCATGACCCTCAATTTCaaggtttctttgatatCCCAGTCGATAATTTGTACTCAAAGCCGCTGTTGCAGCATTATATTGCTAACAACATTCCGGATTTCCAGAAcgctgttgttgtttctcCCGATTCTGGTGGTGCTAAGAGAGCTATTGCCGTTGCTGACCAATTGGGTATGTCCTTTGCTTTAATTCACAAGGAGCGTAGATACAGGAAACTGATCAACCCGACTACGCTTGACCAATCTCTTTTGATAAGCTCCACCATCACTCCATCTAATAGTAATAAAGTCATTGCCACCACCATGTTGGTAGGTGACGTGGCTGGAAAAGTATGTGTTCTTATTGATGATTTAGTCGACACATCCTATACAATTACCAGGGCGGCATCCTTATTGAAGGATCAGGGAGCCACATATGTATATGCATTAGTCACACATGGTGTGTTTTCAGGAGATGCAATCAATAGAATCAACGACTCAGCTATTGATAAGATCATCACCACTACATCGACTCCACAGGATGGTCATGCGAAGCAACTTGGTACTAAGCTAGAAGTCCTTGATGTTTCAAGGATTCTTGCAGAAGCAATTAGAAGGATTAACAATGGAGAATCGGTATCTATGTTGTTTGAACATGGATGGTGA